One Podarcis raffonei isolate rPodRaf1 chromosome 3, rPodRaf1.pri, whole genome shotgun sequence genomic region harbors:
- the DACT2 gene encoding dapper homolog 2, giving the protein MLLGRPAQQQQRPGGWDRCRVGERLQAALAGLQELQVLREKQRALVSGALAEQPTADGRQARSKERRLEATLSALKEQLSRLRRQDVGLKGHLDQLDQQISELKLDVGKTSIEYLDSDSRPSSGFYDLSDGGSCSLSNSCTSVFSESISSSHASLLPSSQHPKTRLSIFDYRPKSADETTVHNQFQQQGAYIGDECRIKACPDISGTPTRSRPRPVSTGDLERLALADAGYPKVTDPKSFPLLSPGGEIQFFSVDPKYQSDLVSKSGNEVYPYPSPLHAVALQSPLFSLAGPPSEKEAHPLPNKVAPHAVGPSLIRTLPVAESRPGGYINKLLQLTRSRGNNQADAGERCPTKSQPFTMLQRLIIIPSPGGVKINSSGSQMEKQGSSLHGNKAEGKLRRGMPEGECAKQQGTQHSANVEQAAAPAHAESPLAANGCYSASSSARDSPLTEAGESSLERSSSSSQLGTEDSSLSPANTNVAPTNKSHKKPVKAGGHDLVPQGGFVHAKFVPAESHQVRVRFANSKTKPVKVKRRSSEKVPRPGKQAFFVEKPRGLHHVAARLPVEWSLPQRQLRGRNLMRRPTFAGEATGRSCSESSLYPVPFRLPQVPSGPELYQANALYSLEAAYIDTTNKKKQRKWQSTVEISTKTQVASLSSGFALGPPRQSARRAGITRSVTMRARSKNCHPFRPGAYARSESDHSEYSAECASLFHSTIAETSEGEVSDYTANRFGDSESSESVSEGSLTLDYDDEHELVWPDSSPRQPAAVPTSSKSLPPMPKLCRIKASKALKKKIRRFQPASLKVMTMV; this is encoded by the exons TCACGTCTGAGGAGACAAGATGTTGGGTTGAAAGGCCACCTGGATCAGCTGGACCAACAAATTAGTGAGCTGAAGTTGGATGTTGGCAAGACCTCCATTGAGTATCTTGACAGTGACAGCAGACCCAGCTCAG GCTTTTATGATCTGAGTGATGGCGGCTCCTGCTCCCTGTCCAATTCCTGTACATCAGTCTTCAGTGAATCCATCTCTTCTTCTCATGCCAGCCTCTTGCCAAGTTCCCAGCACCCCAAGACCCGTCTCAGCATCTTCGATTACCGCCCCAAATCTGCGGATGAAACCACAGTACACAACCAGTTCCAACAGCAGGGAGCCTATATCGGTGATGAATGCCGAATCAAAGCTTGCCCTGATATTTCAGGGACTCCTACCAGGTCCAGGCCAAGGCCTGTTTCCACAG GTGACCTTGAAAGACTCGCCCTGGCAGATGCAGGATATCCTAAAGTAACTGACCCCAAATCCTTTCCTCTGCTTTCCCCCGGAGGGGAAATCCAGTTCTTCAGTGTGGACCCCAAGTACCAGAGTGACTTGGTCTCCAAAAGCGGGAACGAAGTGTATCCTTACCCTAGTCCTCTTCACGCTGTGGCTTTACAAAGTCCACTTTTTTCCCTGGCTGGGCCCCCGTCAGAAAAAGAGGCTCACCCCTTGCCTAACAAAGTTGCCCCTCACGCTGTTGGGCCCAGTTTGATTAGGACACTGCCCGTTGCAGAGTCCAGGCCAGGAGGTTACATCAACAAACTGCTCCAGCTGACACGCTCGAGAGGAAACAATCAGGCGGACGCCGGTGAGAGGTGTCCAACAAAGAGCCAGCCATTCACAATGCTCCAGAGGCTCATTATAATCCCCAGCCCTGGCGGAGTGAAAATTAACAGCAGTGGCAGCCAGATGGAAAAACAAGGGAGCTCGCTGCATGGTAACAAAGCGGAGGGGAAGCTGCGGAGGGGAATGCCTGAAGGGGAATGTGCCAAACAGCAGGGGACTCAGCACAGTGCAAATGTTGAGCAGGCAGCTGCCCCGGCCCATGCAGAGTCTCCGCTGGCTGCGAATGGCTGCTACTCTGCCAGTTCATCAGCAAGGGATTCTCCTCTGACCGAAGCCGGAGAAAGCAGCCTGGAACGCAGCTCTTCCAGCTCCCAGCTCGGAACGGAGGATTCTAGCCTGAGCCCCGCAAACACCAATGTCGCCCCAACCAATAAATCTCACAAGAAACCTGTCAAGGCAGGAGGCCATGACCTGGTGCCTCAGGGTGGCTTTGTTCATGCCAAGTTTGTCCCTGCAGAATCCCACCAAGTCAGAGTCAGGTTTGCCAACTCTAAAACGAAGCCTGTGAAGGTGAAGAGGAGAAGCAGTGAGAAGGTGCCGAGGCCTGGGAAGCAGGCTTTCTTTGTGGAGAAGCCAAGGGGACTCCACCATGTTGCTGCCAGGCTGCCCGTTGAGTGGAGTCTGCCTCAGAGGCAGCTGAGAGGAAGGAACCTCATGAGGAGGCCTACTTTTGCTGGGGAAGCTACAGGGAGGTCTTGTTCGGAGTCCAGCCTGTACCCTGTGCCGTTCAGACTCCCTCAAGTACCCTCTGGGCCTGAACTCTACCAGGCCAACGCCCTGTATTCTCTCGAAGCGGCCTACATAGACACCACCAACAAGAAAAAGCAGCGTAAGTGGCAGTCTACAGTGGAAATCTCGACAAAAACCCAAGTGGCCAGCCTTTCAAGTGGCTTTGCCTTGGGGCCACCAAGGCAGTCGGCGCGGAGAGCGGGGATTACCCGCTCTGTCACAATGAGGGCCCGTTCCAAGAACTGCCACCCCTTTCGCCCTGGTGCATATGCCAGAAGTGAGTCCGATCACTCTGAATACTCTGCAGAGTGTGCCTCCCTTTTCCACTCCACCATTGCGGAGACCAGTGAAGGGGAAGTCAGTGACTATACAGCCAACCGCTTTGGGGACAGCGAGTCCAGCGAAAGCGTATCAGAGGGCAGCCTGACTCTTGACTACGACGACGAGCATGAACTGGTCTGGCCAGATTCTTCTCCCAGGCAGCCAGCAGCTGTTCCGACATCGTCCAAGTCTCTTCCGCCAATGCCCAAACTCTGCCGCATCAAAGCTTCAAAGGCCCTCAAGAAGAAGATTAGGAGATTCCAACCGGCCTCTCTGAAAGTGATGACCATGGTTTGA